From a region of the Selenihalanaerobacter shriftii genome:
- a CDS encoding acyl-CoA dehydratase activase, with protein sequence MKCYLGIDVGSVSTNLVVINDNYQVLEKLYLRTQGRPIDTIQLGLKQLKEKIGDLKIKGVGTTGSARNLAGVIVGADIVKNEITAHAVAAANEVSGVRTVLEIGGQDSKIIILREGVVTDFAMNTVCAAGTGSFLDQQASRLNIPIKEFGSLALKAENPVRIAGRCSVFAESDMIHKQQLGHSLEDIIAGLCEALVRNYLNNVGQGKEILGPILFQGGVAANQGIKEAFATELGEEIIVPQHHDVMGALGSAILAKEAIKQKKESSFKGFDVSGFSYNVSSFECDGCPNGCEIINIYQEEELVARWGFKCPKWEAV encoded by the coding sequence ATGAAATGCTATTTAGGTATTGATGTAGGTTCAGTTAGTACTAACTTAGTTGTAATAAATGATAATTACCAAGTTTTAGAGAAGTTATATTTACGAACCCAAGGTAGACCTATAGATACAATTCAATTAGGGTTAAAGCAATTAAAAGAAAAAATAGGAGATCTTAAAATTAAAGGTGTAGGGACTACAGGGAGTGCTAGAAATTTAGCAGGAGTGATAGTAGGAGCAGATATAGTTAAAAATGAGATAACCGCCCATGCAGTAGCTGCTGCTAATGAAGTTTCTGGAGTTAGAACTGTATTGGAAATTGGAGGACAGGACTCAAAGATTATAATTTTAAGAGAAGGAGTAGTAACTGATTTTGCTATGAATACTGTCTGTGCTGCCGGGACTGGATCTTTTTTAGACCAACAAGCCAGCAGATTAAATATTCCTATTAAGGAGTTTGGGAGTTTAGCGTTGAAAGCAGAGAATCCGGTTAGAATAGCTGGGCGTTGTTCGGTATTTGCAGAGTCAGATATGATTCATAAACAACAATTAGGACATAGTTTAGAAGACATTATTGCTGGACTTTGTGAAGCATTAGTTAGAAATTATTTAAATAATGTAGGACAAGGTAAAGAGATTTTAGGTCCTATTCTTTTTCAAGGAGGAGTAGCAGCTAATCAAGGAATTAAAGAAGCGTTTGCTACAGAATTAGGAGAAGAGATAATAGTTCCTCAACATCATGATGTAATGGGAGCTTTAGGGTCGGCAATCTTAGCTAAGGAAGCCATTAAACAGAAGAAAGAAAGTTCATTTAAAGGGTTTGATGTTTCTGGATTTAGCTATAATGTTTCTAGTTTTGAATGTGATGGCTGTCCTAATGGTTGTGAGATTATAAATATTTATCAAGAGGAGGAATTAGTAGCCAGGTGGGGCTTTAAATGTCCTAAGTGGGAAGCGGTATGA
- the spoVAD gene encoding stage V sporulation protein AD yields MNKMIGEQTIKFDSKPKIISSAAIVGPKEGEGPLGEYFDKVLPDSYYQEQTWEKAERKITQETIELLMQKANLSADKIDYLLGGDLLDQTITANFVARKFARPYFGLYGACSTMVEGMILGAMLIDGGYGQRTINFTSSHYQGSERQYRTPNEYGDKYPGYKQWTVTGSGATLLAKDGQGPVVTEATVGKVMDLGVKDPMDMGAAMAPAAADTILQHLNDTNRNPVQYDLIVTGDLGEVGSKLLRELLEDKNIDISEDQDDCGLLIYNSDQGVGAGGSGCGCSAVVTASYLLPYLNNNRFKRLLVVATGALMSPLTFLQGESIPSIAHGIVIENDTQNNAIGNQEFEQRQKANNSNGELNR; encoded by the coding sequence ATGAATAAAATGATTGGAGAACAGACAATAAAGTTTGATTCAAAACCAAAGATTATATCTTCAGCAGCAATTGTAGGTCCTAAAGAAGGGGAAGGTCCTTTAGGAGAATATTTTGATAAAGTGCTTCCAGACTCATATTATCAAGAACAGACTTGGGAGAAGGCTGAACGGAAGATAACTCAAGAGACTATAGAACTTTTAATGCAAAAAGCAAATTTAAGTGCAGATAAGATAGATTATTTATTAGGTGGTGATTTATTAGACCAAACTATTACTGCTAATTTTGTAGCTCGTAAATTTGCTCGACCTTATTTTGGACTTTATGGAGCTTGTTCTACTATGGTGGAAGGTATGATTCTAGGAGCAATGTTGATAGATGGTGGTTATGGTCAAAGAACGATTAATTTTACTTCGAGCCATTATCAAGGGTCAGAGCGTCAATATCGAACCCCTAATGAATATGGTGATAAATATCCAGGATATAAACAGTGGACAGTAACAGGAAGTGGTGCAACATTACTTGCTAAAGATGGACAAGGGCCAGTAGTTACTGAGGCTACTGTAGGAAAAGTAATGGATTTAGGAGTAAAGGACCCAATGGATATGGGAGCAGCTATGGCACCGGCAGCAGCCGACACTATATTACAGCATTTGAATGACACTAATCGGAATCCAGTCCAATATGACTTAATAGTTACTGGAGATTTAGGAGAAGTAGGAAGTAAATTATTAAGAGAACTTTTAGAGGATAAGAATATAGATATTTCTGAAGATCAAGATGATTGTGGTTTGCTAATTTATAATTCAGACCAAGGTGTAGGAGCAGGAGGAAGTGGTTGTGGTTGTTCTGCAGTGGTTACTGCTTCTTATCTTTTACCTTACTTAAATAATAATCGTTTTAAACGATTATTAGTGGTTGCTACTGGTGCCTTGATGAGTCCTTTAACTTTCTTACAAGGAGAGTCGATTCCAAGTATTGCCCATGGGATTGTGATAGAGAATGATACTCAAAATAATGCCATTGGTAATCAAGAATTTGAACAACGTCAAAAAGCTAATAATAGCAATGGAGAATTGAATAGATAA
- a CDS encoding 2-hydroxyacyl-CoA dehydratase, translated as MKVTFPHMGNMNISIKSLFENVGLDVLEPPPITKKTLDLGVKYSPEFACLPLKINVGNYIEALEAGADTIIMGGGIGPCRFGYYAEVQKEILTDLEYDYEMIVLEPFQSRWQNFIKQFKFIFKHVSWWKIMQAWKISWDKCQVIDEAAQYRNKMRAYALQPELVTKIHKEFLNNVDQAKNIENLYQNLVDFKNKVLNLELDFSRKPLKVGIVGEIYVVLEPFTNLNIEEKLGKMGVIVDRSIHLSDWVSEHLFSHLSEAEEEQRIKEAAEPYLKHFVGGHGLETIGKTAIYAEDGYDGVIQLAPFTCMPEIVAQSIIPEISRNEKIPVLSLILDEHTGDAGFITRLEAFVDLLARKKGDEVGGQVI; from the coding sequence ATGAAAGTGACGTTTCCGCATATGGGGAATATGAATATATCAATTAAGTCTCTATTTGAAAATGTGGGTTTAGATGTATTAGAACCACCACCGATTACTAAAAAAACCTTAGATTTAGGTGTGAAGTATTCTCCTGAATTTGCTTGTCTGCCGCTTAAAATAAATGTAGGTAATTATATTGAAGCTTTAGAAGCAGGGGCAGATACTATTATTATGGGTGGTGGAATTGGTCCTTGTCGGTTTGGATATTATGCAGAGGTACAGAAAGAAATCTTGACAGATTTAGAATATGATTATGAGATGATAGTTTTAGAACCGTTTCAAAGTAGGTGGCAGAACTTTATTAAACAATTTAAATTTATATTCAAGCATGTTTCTTGGTGGAAAATTATGCAAGCTTGGAAAATTTCTTGGGATAAATGTCAAGTAATTGATGAGGCAGCTCAGTATAGAAATAAAATGAGGGCTTATGCTTTGCAACCAGAATTAGTTACTAAGATTCATAAAGAGTTTTTAAATAATGTAGACCAAGCTAAAAATATAGAAAATTTATATCAAAATTTAGTCGATTTCAAAAATAAGGTTTTAAATTTAGAGTTAGATTTTAGTAGAAAACCATTAAAAGTAGGTATTGTAGGAGAGATATATGTAGTTTTAGAACCATTCACAAATTTGAATATAGAAGAGAAGCTGGGGAAAATGGGAGTAATTGTTGATAGATCTATACATCTTAGTGATTGGGTCAGTGAACATTTATTTTCTCATTTAAGTGAAGCTGAAGAAGAGCAGAGAATAAAAGAAGCTGCTGAGCCATATTTAAAGCATTTTGTCGGAGGACATGGTTTAGAGACCATAGGCAAAACGGCAATTTACGCAGAAGATGGATATGATGGAGTGATACAATTAGCTCCATTTACTTGTATGCCAGAGATAGTAGCTCAAAGCATTATTCCGGAAATTAGTAGAAATGAGAAAATACCAGTTCTATCTTTAATTTTAGATGAACATACTGGAGATGCAGGTTTTATTACTAGATTAGAAGCCTTTGTAGATCTATTAGCAAGGAAAAAAGGAGATGAAGTAGGGGGGCAAGTAATATGA
- a CDS encoding dodecin family protein produces MAITKIVELVGESKDNWRDAAANAVKEANKTIDEITGVEILNLTADVKDGEIIEYKANVQVAFPVREQRK; encoded by the coding sequence ATGGCAATTACTAAAATAGTAGAACTAGTTGGGGAATCAAAGGATAATTGGCGTGATGCTGCTGCAAATGCAGTTAAGGAAGCTAACAAGACGATTGATGAAATAACTGGAGTTGAAATTCTAAATTTAACTGCTGATGTAAAAGATGGTGAGATTATAGAATATAAAGCTAATGTACAAGTGGCATTTCCAGTTAGAGAACAACGTAAATAA
- a CDS encoding ZIP family metal transporter: MSSLVRVLIYSSLAGSTILIGGYLGTKQVSERILSFMLSFGAGILISVISFSLIPEAYQKTGIFATSISFILGGIFFLIVDDYIERHFDAGVGIALGTFLDDLPESISMGVGFASEGGGLGVVLAVTIFLHNIPEGFLITEEMMNEGNLNKKTAYLIAGLIALTNPLGALIGFKFLVEFSELWIGSIMAFAGGAILYMVTDEMIPRAVATGGKLEVLGILIGFLSSYLLGEIFSATGALTF; this comes from the coding sequence ATGAGTAGTTTAGTAAGAGTGCTTATTTATAGCTCTTTAGCAGGTAGCACTATTCTAATAGGAGGATATCTAGGCACTAAGCAAGTATCTGAACGTATTCTATCATTTATGTTATCTTTTGGTGCAGGAATTTTAATTTCAGTTATTTCTTTTTCATTAATCCCAGAAGCTTATCAGAAGACAGGAATATTTGCAACTTCTATTAGCTTTATTTTAGGAGGAATCTTCTTTTTAATAGTAGATGATTATATAGAGAGACATTTTGATGCTGGAGTAGGAATAGCCTTAGGTACTTTTTTAGATGATTTACCGGAGTCTATTAGTATGGGAGTAGGCTTTGCTAGTGAGGGTGGTGGATTAGGGGTAGTTTTAGCAGTTACTATCTTTTTGCATAATATTCCGGAAGGTTTTTTAATTACTGAAGAGATGATGAATGAAGGAAACTTGAATAAAAAAACTGCTTATCTAATTGCAGGATTAATTGCTTTAACGAATCCTTTAGGAGCATTAATTGGTTTTAAATTCTTGGTAGAATTTTCAGAATTATGGATAGGTTCAATTATGGCCTTTGCTGGTGGAGCTATTTTATATATGGTTACAGATGAGATGATTCCTAGAGCTGTAGCAACTGGAGGTAAACTTGAGGTATTAGGGATATTAATAGGTTTTCTATCAAGTTATCTTTTAGGTGAAATATTTTCAGCAACAGGTGCTTTAACTTTTTAA
- a CDS encoding acyl-CoA dehydratase activase-related protein, whose product MTLKVGIPKSLLYFNYYPAWKTFFQELDVEVVESNNSNKNTVNAGVKRAVDEACFPVKICHGHIVDLRDKVDYIFLPRIVSVERSEYVCPKLMGLPDMIKSSLSDLPKLLTPTINRNQNWLSLLKANLKIGANFTDSKFRILKAHWKANHALNNHQKKLIKKIKDKDKLVIGLLGHTYLLYDNYINLGIIDKLEELGVEVITPQNLNQNQIEHGASKLSKSLFWTFNKHIIGAAYYLFNKEEVDGIIQLAAFGCGPDALIGELIERKAKRRKDIHFMSLNLDEHTGEAGLLTRLEAFVDMINWEVKGA is encoded by the coding sequence ATGACACTGAAAGTAGGAATACCTAAATCGTTATTATATTTTAATTATTATCCGGCGTGGAAGACTTTTTTTCAAGAATTAGATGTAGAGGTAGTAGAATCTAATAATTCTAACAAAAATACTGTGAATGCAGGTGTCAAAAGAGCCGTTGATGAGGCTTGCTTTCCAGTTAAAATCTGTCATGGACATATAGTAGATTTAAGGGATAAGGTTGATTATATATTTTTACCACGAATTGTAAGCGTAGAAAGAAGTGAATATGTCTGTCCTAAATTAATGGGATTACCGGATATGATCAAGAGTAGTTTATCCGATTTACCGAAATTATTAACACCGACTATTAATCGTAATCAAAACTGGTTATCCCTATTAAAAGCCAACTTAAAGATAGGAGCTAACTTTACAGATAGTAAATTTAGAATTTTAAAAGCACATTGGAAGGCAAATCATGCTTTAAATAATCATCAAAAAAAATTAATAAAGAAAATAAAAGATAAAGATAAATTAGTAATTGGATTATTGGGACATACTTATTTACTTTATGATAATTATATTAATTTAGGAATTATAGATAAGTTAGAAGAACTAGGAGTAGAAGTAATAACTCCTCAAAATTTAAATCAGAACCAGATTGAACATGGGGCTAGTAAATTATCCAAGTCTCTGTTCTGGACTTTTAATAAGCATATCATTGGAGCTGCTTACTATTTATTTAATAAAGAGGAAGTAGATGGTATTATTCAGTTGGCTGCATTTGGTTGTGGCCCAGATGCGTTAATAGGTGAATTAATAGAACGTAAAGCTAAAAGAAGAAAAGATATTCATTTTATGTCTTTAAATTTAGATGAGCATACTGGTGAAGCAGGTTTACTAACTAGATTAGAGGCCTTTGTAGATATGATAAATTGGGAGGTTAAAGGTGCATGA
- a CDS encoding OmpP1/FadL family transporter produces the protein MKKIISISTMILLVMALVAPQVLATNGMNFIGIGAYQKGMGGAVTAAPHTTATAITNPAGMAFIGTRTDFSVTMFTPERYVDFVPENNADEYDTTGGSELYMAPAIGFNAKAWYNDDVWFGGGMYGIGGMGVDYDEVTAPQVEGMMQRKFVDYDAKFGGGSVDGKIIIPDYTTTTDTTDKITATYDPQLADGNSFSNSKANIWSNYQFWKMAPSAAWKINNKLAVGGAFNFDYQAMGMESYYTGDFIDDINKMTGAFGFKDDFQHFGLDLSETQSAFGAGFTLGTMYQYSDNVTLGASYTSEQYFTDYEYRLDEGDILYNIGDQMYYNKKGTYKMQMNAPQQLSLGMAYRPNSKWLITTDVKWINYSSTMDTIDLEADDGGEFVNAMNPDPKLNKDTMPLKWGWDDIYVYALGVQYNYSPKLTLRGGLNYGESPIEGEDVFANLPAIAVVEKHASLGFTYELDEHWEFSGAYMHVFENEVDATKNGSPIGITSGLEEDSYEGTLSYKF, from the coding sequence TTGAAAAAGATTATTAGTATTTCTACTATGATTCTATTGGTCATGGCACTAGTGGCTCCGCAAGTATTGGCTACTAATGGAATGAACTTTATTGGAATTGGTGCTTATCAGAAGGGTATGGGAGGAGCAGTAACTGCTGCACCACATACGACTGCTACGGCTATTACTAACCCAGCAGGAATGGCTTTTATCGGAACAAGAACTGACTTCAGTGTTACGATGTTTACTCCAGAAAGATATGTTGATTTTGTTCCTGAAAATAACGCTGATGAATACGATACTACAGGCGGATCTGAATTATATATGGCACCGGCTATCGGATTTAATGCTAAAGCTTGGTATAATGATGATGTTTGGTTCGGTGGTGGAATGTACGGAATCGGCGGTATGGGTGTAGATTATGATGAAGTAACAGCTCCACAGGTTGAAGGAATGATGCAGAGAAAATTTGTGGATTATGATGCCAAATTTGGTGGTGGATCAGTTGACGGAAAAATAATTATACCTGACTACACTACAACAACAGATACAACTGATAAAATTACTGCTACTTACGATCCGCAACTTGCTGATGGTAATAGCTTTAGCAATTCTAAAGCAAATATTTGGTCTAATTATCAGTTTTGGAAAATGGCACCTTCTGCGGCTTGGAAGATAAATAATAAGTTAGCTGTTGGTGGTGCATTTAATTTCGATTATCAAGCCATGGGAATGGAGAGTTATTATACAGGAGATTTCATAGATGATATTAATAAAATGACGGGAGCATTTGGTTTTAAAGATGATTTTCAGCACTTTGGTCTTGATTTAAGTGAAACACAATCAGCTTTTGGTGCTGGATTTACTTTAGGTACTATGTATCAGTATAGTGATAATGTTACTTTAGGTGCGAGCTATACAAGTGAACAGTATTTTACTGATTATGAGTATCGGTTAGATGAAGGTGATATTCTATATAATATAGGAGATCAGATGTATTATAATAAAAAAGGAACTTACAAGATGCAAATGAACGCACCACAGCAATTATCTTTAGGAATGGCTTATCGTCCAAATAGCAAGTGGTTAATCACTACTGATGTGAAGTGGATTAACTATAGTAGTACTATGGATACAATTGATTTGGAAGCAGATGATGGCGGTGAATTTGTAAATGCAATGAATCCGGACCCTAAACTTAATAAAGATACAATGCCTCTTAAGTGGGGTTGGGATGATATTTATGTTTATGCTCTAGGAGTTCAGTATAATTATAGTCCAAAGCTTACTTTAAGAGGTGGCTTAAATTACGGTGAATCTCCAATTGAAGGGGAAGATGTATTTGCTAACTTACCAGCTATTGCTGTAGTAGAGAAGCATGCTTCTCTTGGGTTTACTTATGAATTAGATGAGCATTGGGAATTCTCAGGTGCCTATATGCATGTATTTGAAAATGAAGTAGATGCTACAAAGAATGGTAGCCCAATAGGAATTACTAGTGGTTTAGAGGAAGATTCATACGAAGGTACATTATCTTATAAATTCTAA
- the spoVAC gene encoding stage V sporulation protein AC, whose translation MPQLDKTPDEYQKLVKKAHPSDSKFRNFFSAYIVGGLICVLGEIITQSLVAQGMPLEKAGPLMSVSMITIGGLLTGLGIYDNIAQYSGAGTIVPITGFANAIVAPAMEYRQDGYVLGLGAKMYSVAGPVLTYGMLAAFIIGIIKLIVI comes from the coding sequence ATGCCCCAGCTTGATAAAACTCCTGATGAATATCAAAAATTAGTTAAAAAAGCTCATCCATCAGATTCTAAATTTAGGAATTTCTTTTCTGCATATATTGTTGGTGGATTAATCTGTGTATTAGGTGAAATTATTACTCAATCATTAGTTGCTCAAGGGATGCCTTTAGAGAAAGCAGGCCCTTTAATGAGTGTAAGTATGATAACGATTGGAGGTTTACTAACTGGACTTGGAATTTATGATAATATAGCCCAATATTCAGGTGCAGGTACAATAGTACCCATTACAGGTTTTGCTAATGCTATAGTAGCTCCTGCCATGGAGTATAGGCAAGATGGTTACGTATTGGGTTTAGGAGCTAAGATGTATAGTGTTGCTGGACCAGTTCTAACATATGGTATGTTAGCTGCTTTTATAATTGGAATAATAAAATTAATAGTGATTTAA
- a CDS encoding SigF/SigG family RNA polymerase sporulation sigma factor, with product MKRIGSMDLNIPDKDLLSDEETKELLVKAQAGDQDAKEKLVTHNLKLILKVAHRFSNSNYNYEELFQIGSIGLLKAIERFDLDRDVKFSTYAVPLIIGEIKRFLRDDDPVKVSRRVKHRAYQVNKIKEELTTKLNREPTIGEIAEELGIDKEEIVIALEAVQDPTSIYSPIYEEEGSTIELIDQLAASSEGYEREIDRLDLEKIIKELKPRQKLILKLRYFDELTQTEVAERIGVSQVQVSRLERKIIKIIREELD from the coding sequence ATGAAAAGAATTGGGAGCATGGATTTAAATATTCCGGATAAGGATTTATTATCTGATGAAGAGACTAAAGAGTTATTAGTTAAGGCTCAAGCTGGAGATCAAGATGCTAAGGAAAAGTTGGTTACTCATAATTTAAAGTTAATACTTAAGGTTGCTCATAGATTTTCAAATAGCAATTATAATTATGAAGAATTATTTCAAATTGGAAGTATAGGATTACTTAAGGCGATTGAAAGGTTTGATTTAGATAGAGATGTGAAGTTTTCTACATATGCTGTTCCTTTAATTATAGGAGAAATTAAGCGTTTTTTAAGAGATGATGATCCAGTTAAAGTTAGTAGAAGAGTAAAACATAGAGCGTATCAAGTGAATAAAATTAAGGAAGAACTTACAACTAAGTTAAATCGCGAACCTACCATTGGAGAAATTGCTGAAGAGCTGGGGATTGATAAGGAAGAGATTGTGATTGCTTTAGAAGCTGTACAGGATCCCACTTCTATTTACTCTCCGATTTATGAAGAAGAAGGAAGTACAATAGAATTAATTGACCAACTGGCTGCCTCAAGTGAAGGTTATGAACGTGAAATTGATAGGTTAGATTTAGAAAAGATCATAAAAGAGTTAAAACCAAGACAGAAATTAATTTTGAAATTACGTTATTTTGATGAGTTAACCCAAACGGAAGTCGCAGAAAGAATTGGAGTCTCTCAAGTACAGGTTTCAAGATTGGAACGAAAAATTATTAAGATAATTAGAGAAGAATTAGATTAA
- the spoVAE gene encoding stage V sporulation protein AE: MNYLTAFLVGGLVCGLGQIFLDFTNYTPAHLLVILVVIGAILTGLGWFQPIIDFAGAGITVPVINFGHVLTKGVLTEVEREGILGLFAGILEVGSTGVSASVVIGFLMAVIFHPKE; the protein is encoded by the coding sequence TTGAACTACTTAACTGCTTTTTTAGTAGGTGGGCTAGTCTGTGGATTAGGACAGATATTTTTGGATTTTACTAATTATACTCCAGCTCATTTACTAGTTATTCTTGTAGTAATAGGAGCTATCTTAACTGGGTTAGGATGGTTTCAACCAATTATTGATTTTGCTGGAGCAGGAATAACAGTGCCAGTAATTAATTTTGGTCATGTTTTAACTAAAGGAGTATTAACTGAAGTTGAACGCGAAGGTATCCTAGGACTCTTTGCTGGGATTTTAGAAGTAGGTAGTACTGGAGTAAGTGCTTCTGTAGTAATTGGTTTTTTAATGGCTGTTATTTTTCATCCTAAAGAATAA
- a CDS encoding stage V sporulation protein AE has protein sequence MSKKNVIVVTDGDETACEAVETVGKKLGLRTISKSSGNPTTMSGKRIVDLIKEAKSDTVLVMFDDQGNKNKGPGEEAMEIVLASDEIKILGILAVASGTKEVEGIKPDFSVDNNAKIVEGPVDKEGNSEIKGHLYLEGDTVDVINKFKPPLLVGIGDIGKMNKEDKVGKGSPITTKAIEEILSRSGVSYERDI, from the coding sequence ATGTCGAAAAAGAATGTAATTGTAGTTACTGATGGTGATGAGACAGCATGTGAAGCTGTTGAGACTGTAGGTAAAAAACTAGGTTTGCGAACTATATCTAAATCGTCAGGAAATCCAACAACTATGAGCGGAAAAAGAATAGTTGATTTAATTAAAGAAGCTAAGTCAGATACAGTTTTAGTAATGTTTGATGATCAAGGTAATAAGAATAAAGGGCCAGGAGAAGAAGCAATGGAGATAGTTTTGGCCAGTGATGAAATAAAAATTCTAGGGATTTTAGCCGTGGCTTCTGGTACTAAAGAAGTAGAAGGAATTAAACCTGATTTTTCAGTTGATAATAATGCTAAAATAGTAGAAGGACCGGTTGATAAAGAAGGGAACTCTGAAATTAAAGGTCATCTTTATTTAGAAGGTGACACTGTAGATGTTATTAATAAATTTAAGCCACCTTTATTAGTGGGTATAGGAGATATAGGAAAGATGAATAAAGAAGATAAAGTTGGAAAAGGTAGTCCGATTACTACTAAGGCTATTGAAGAAATTCTAAGTAGGAGTGGAGTTAGTTATGAAAGAGATATTTAA
- a CDS encoding spore germination protein, whose protein sequence is MKEIFKKLDKNLEYVQDTMHADLSFDVLTKTFLIGDKRAGMICLDGFVKDEFILILEQLIDTQREELSVDVIQKILDKRIPYYEVSTANTLEDCVDQILAGPQVLFIEGETKAIVIDGRTWMSRGPAEPELEKSTRGPNDGFVETMLFNVQMIRRRLRDPEFIAEVMKIGNRSKSDVAVTYIKDIADPGLVDSIKTKLKKINVDGLPLADKTIEDFLTGNTLNPLPEVRYTERPDLVAAHLLEGKICVIIDNSPTALLLPAVFFDHVQSLEDYRQTPLPGTYLKLVRLAATVTSLFLPVLWLLVALQPDLLPSSLEFIGPKKTGTVPLGWQFIIASLGIDLVRMASIQVPNALATSLGLIGALLLGDFAVKVGLFVPETILYMAIGATSNFAISGFELALTIKLLRFILLILVTLFKVPGFIVGTVIIIGLFLFTKSFGISYLWPLIPFDWNALKSYIFRQSILDLSHRRPNIHSLTDADRYPEDNKE, encoded by the coding sequence ATGAAAGAGATATTTAAGAAATTAGATAAAAATTTAGAGTATGTACAAGATACAATGCATGCTGACCTTAGCTTTGATGTTCTAACTAAGACTTTTTTAATTGGAGATAAAAGAGCAGGAATGATTTGCCTAGATGGTTTTGTTAAGGATGAGTTCATCCTTATTTTGGAACAGTTGATAGATACTCAAAGGGAAGAACTGAGTGTAGACGTAATTCAAAAGATTTTGGATAAAAGAATTCCTTATTATGAGGTTAGCACAGCAAATACCTTAGAAGATTGTGTAGACCAAATCTTAGCTGGACCTCAGGTCTTATTTATAGAAGGAGAAACTAAAGCAATAGTTATTGATGGTCGAACCTGGATGTCTAGAGGTCCTGCAGAGCCTGAGTTAGAAAAGTCTACTCGCGGTCCTAATGATGGTTTTGTTGAGACGATGTTATTTAATGTACAGATGATTAGAAGGCGTTTACGTGACCCAGAGTTTATTGCTGAGGTCATGAAAATAGGTAATAGGTCGAAGAGTGATGTAGCAGTTACTTATATTAAAGATATAGCAGATCCTGGATTAGTTGATAGTATAAAAACAAAGTTAAAGAAGATTAATGTAGATGGATTGCCTTTAGCAGATAAAACAATTGAGGATTTTTTAACTGGAAATACTCTAAATCCTTTACCTGAAGTTAGGTATACTGAGCGTCCAGACCTTGTGGCTGCTCATTTATTAGAGGGTAAGATCTGTGTAATTATTGATAATTCACCGACCGCGCTTTTATTACCAGCTGTCTTCTTCGACCATGTACAGAGTTTAGAGGATTATCGGCAAACACCGTTGCCAGGAACTTATTTAAAGTTAGTACGTTTAGCAGCAACAGTGACTTCATTGTTCTTACCAGTACTGTGGTTATTAGTTGCGTTACAGCCAGACTTATTGCCATCATCTTTAGAGTTTATTGGACCCAAAAAGACAGGTACTGTTCCATTGGGATGGCAATTTATCATAGCCAGTTTAGGTATTGATTTGGTTAGAATGGCCTCAATTCAAGTTCCAAATGCTTTAGCAACTTCTTTAGGTTTAATTGGAGCGCTATTATTGGGTGATTTTGCAGTGAAAGTAGGATTATTTGTTCCTGAAACTATCTTATATATGGCGATTGGAGCTACTAGTAACTTTGCTATTTCCGGTTTTGAATTGGCATTGACAATTAAACTATTACGATTTATATTATTAATTTTAGTTACTTTATTTAAAGTGCCAGGGTTTATTGTAGGTACAGTAATTATAATTGGGTTATTCTTATTTACTAAATCTTTTGGTATCTCTTATTTATGGCCATTGATTCCATTTGATTGGAATGCATTAAAATCTTATATATTTAGACAATCTATCTTAGATTTATCACATAGACGACCTAATATTCATAGCCTAACTGATGCAGATAGATATCCAGAAGATAATAAAGAATAG